The Juglans regia cultivar Chandler chromosome 2, Walnut 2.0, whole genome shotgun sequence genome includes a window with the following:
- the LOC108983879 gene encoding DET1- and DDB1-associated protein 1-like isoform X1 has protein sequence MGSMLGDWPSFDPHNFSQLRPSDPSSPSRMTPTTYHPTHSRTLPPPDQVITTEAKNILLRHIYQRTEEKDLRPKRAATENLIPEHGCKQPRASPY, from the exons ATGGGGTCTATGCTCGGTGACTGGCCGTCGTTTGACCCTCACAACTTCAGCCAACTGCGACCGTCCGATCCTTCTAGTCCTTCG AGAATGACGCCTACAACTTATCATCCTACTCACAGCCGCACCCTTCCACCACCTGATCAAG TGATAACTACTGAGGCCAAAAATATCCTCTTGAGACACATCTATCAGCGTACTGAAGAGAAGGAT TTGAGACCAAAGAGAGCTGCGACTGAAAATCTTATACCCGAGCATGGATGCAAGCAACCAAGGGCATCACCCTACTGA
- the LOC108983879 gene encoding DET1- and DDB1-associated protein 1-like isoform X2 has product MPVTTVVQVRLRMTPTTYHPTHSRTLPPPDQVITTEAKNILLRHIYQRTEEKDLRPKRAATENLIPEHGCKQPRASPY; this is encoded by the exons ATGCCAGTTACCACCGTGGTACAAGTAAGGCTG AGAATGACGCCTACAACTTATCATCCTACTCACAGCCGCACCCTTCCACCACCTGATCAAG TGATAACTACTGAGGCCAAAAATATCCTCTTGAGACACATCTATCAGCGTACTGAAGAGAAGGAT TTGAGACCAAAGAGAGCTGCGACTGAAAATCTTATACCCGAGCATGGATGCAAGCAACCAAGGGCATCACCCTACTGA
- the LOC108983880 gene encoding uncharacterized protein LOC108983880 isoform X2, whose product MASPEAPLCYVGVARQSAAFRLMKQMGWEEGEGLGKDKQGIKGHVRVKNKQDTTGIGVEKPNSWAFDTTQFDNILKRLKVQAIQSSNEGIEKNSAEVGTDNDASDDLQVPVVKATRPQGRYKKRERGKLVHAYSSKDLEGILVKKTEESSGKNPDLDGELELAKPEESQFFYSEGDKAEGVSPEWWGHNYGFISAGFLGAESMRKKSLIIDNSQTCGERTVFFEDDQEKLYNLVQDKATTGKQGLGIRDRPKKVAGCHFQGKKTSFSDSENEDSTDLGYLAKRKRDDSSEEERTDEPKVKLKKLCKKLLRQVPGESLKLKQLKLLIDEHSSSVFSNFSSRRDALAYLKQKIQGSQKFHVEGKRVSLTSRRG is encoded by the exons ATGGCCTCTCCCGAAGCTCCCCTCTGCTATGTCGGCGTTGCCAGACAATCTGCTGCTTTCCGCCTCATGAAACAAATG ggatgggaagaaggagaagggcTCGGGAAAGACAAGCAAGGAATCAAAGGACACGTTAGAGTAAAGAACAAACAGGACACTACTG GTATTGGTGTAGAGAAGCCAAACAGTTGGGCATTTGATACCACACAATTTGACAATATCCTCAAAAGGTTGAAAGTG CAAGCTATACAATCCAGCAATGAAG GTATTGAGAAGAACTCGGCTGAAGTAGGCACTGACAACGATGCATCTGACGATCTTCAGGTTCCAGTCGTGAAGGCTACTCGACCACAGGGAAG atataaaaagagagagagaggaaagctTGTGCATGCCTATTCTTCTAAGGATCTTGAAGGAATTCTT GTCAAAAAGACCGAGGAGTCTTCAGGAAAAAATCCTGATCTAGATGGTGAATTGGAATTGGCAAAGCCAGAGGAAAGCCAATTTTTCTATAGTGAAG GAGACAAAGCTGAAGGTGTTTCTCCAGAATGGTGGGGCCATAACTATGGGTTTATCTCAGCAGGTTTCCTTGGAGCAGAGTCTATGAGAAAGAAATCTCTGATAATTGATAATTCTCAAACCTGTGGCGAGAGAACTGTATTTTTTGAAGATGATCAGGAGAAACTATATAATCTTGTCCAA GATAAAGCCACGACTGGAAAGCAAGGACTAGGTATTAGGGACCGGCCAAAAAAAGTAGCTGGTTGCCACTTTCAGGGGAAAAAGACATCATTTAGTGATAGTGAGAATGAAGATTCTACAGATCTTGGTTATTTAGCTAAACGAAAACGTGACGACTCATCAGAAGAGGAAAGGACTGATGAACCCAAAGTGAAGTTGAAGAAGCTGTGCAAAAAGCTTCTTCGACAG GTACCTGGAGAGTCATTGAAGCTGAAACAGCTGAAACTTCTTATTGATGAGCATTCATCTTCTGTTTTTTCGAACTTCTCTTCAAGGAGAGATGCTCTAGCTTACCTGAAACAAAAG
- the LOC108983880 gene encoding uncharacterized protein LOC108983880 isoform X1, translating into MASPEAPLCYVGVARQSAAFRLMKQMGWEEGEGLGKDKQGIKGHVRVKNKQDTTGIGVEKPNSWAFDTTQFDNILKRLKVQAIQSSNEVGIEKNSAEVGTDNDASDDLQVPVVKATRPQGRYKKRERGKLVHAYSSKDLEGILVKKTEESSGKNPDLDGELELAKPEESQFFYSEGDKAEGVSPEWWGHNYGFISAGFLGAESMRKKSLIIDNSQTCGERTVFFEDDQEKLYNLVQDKATTGKQGLGIRDRPKKVAGCHFQGKKTSFSDSENEDSTDLGYLAKRKRDDSSEEERTDEPKVKLKKLCKKLLRQVPGESLKLKQLKLLIDEHSSSVFSNFSSRRDALAYLKQKIQGSQKFHVEGKRVSLTSRRG; encoded by the exons ATGGCCTCTCCCGAAGCTCCCCTCTGCTATGTCGGCGTTGCCAGACAATCTGCTGCTTTCCGCCTCATGAAACAAATG ggatgggaagaaggagaagggcTCGGGAAAGACAAGCAAGGAATCAAAGGACACGTTAGAGTAAAGAACAAACAGGACACTACTG GTATTGGTGTAGAGAAGCCAAACAGTTGGGCATTTGATACCACACAATTTGACAATATCCTCAAAAGGTTGAAAGTG CAAGCTATACAATCCAGCAATGAAG TAGGTATTGAGAAGAACTCGGCTGAAGTAGGCACTGACAACGATGCATCTGACGATCTTCAGGTTCCAGTCGTGAAGGCTACTCGACCACAGGGAAG atataaaaagagagagagaggaaagctTGTGCATGCCTATTCTTCTAAGGATCTTGAAGGAATTCTT GTCAAAAAGACCGAGGAGTCTTCAGGAAAAAATCCTGATCTAGATGGTGAATTGGAATTGGCAAAGCCAGAGGAAAGCCAATTTTTCTATAGTGAAG GAGACAAAGCTGAAGGTGTTTCTCCAGAATGGTGGGGCCATAACTATGGGTTTATCTCAGCAGGTTTCCTTGGAGCAGAGTCTATGAGAAAGAAATCTCTGATAATTGATAATTCTCAAACCTGTGGCGAGAGAACTGTATTTTTTGAAGATGATCAGGAGAAACTATATAATCTTGTCCAA GATAAAGCCACGACTGGAAAGCAAGGACTAGGTATTAGGGACCGGCCAAAAAAAGTAGCTGGTTGCCACTTTCAGGGGAAAAAGACATCATTTAGTGATAGTGAGAATGAAGATTCTACAGATCTTGGTTATTTAGCTAAACGAAAACGTGACGACTCATCAGAAGAGGAAAGGACTGATGAACCCAAAGTGAAGTTGAAGAAGCTGTGCAAAAAGCTTCTTCGACAG GTACCTGGAGAGTCATTGAAGCTGAAACAGCTGAAACTTCTTATTGATGAGCATTCATCTTCTGTTTTTTCGAACTTCTCTTCAAGGAGAGATGCTCTAGCTTACCTGAAACAAAAG